From one Candidatus Micrarchaeota archaeon genomic stretch:
- a CDS encoding oligosaccharide flippase family protein → MPDKTSKDKQSHTDSDAIIGAKTAGVASLMSFGRFVALFLSGIAFIIVARVLGPSVYGIYTLAIAYSGFFTAGLADLGISTAFSKFIGQYSGKGNKTEIERIMSNGYAVAIVSGLILTIVALMLGNVVAVYELKDASLTYVVQIVSFAVILGMLFNISYNALVGFGKGIYIAIAIIIQSLFQAIASIALAILGYEALAPIIGLLIGYISAIIFAFIMFNLKFGIRFRMPSLAYMKKLVNFSYPIAVYNSVRGFVSNLSPIVLGLFVTIAIVGNFGVALRTSAIISNITDALGLAVLPMFAYTASTKGIGDRIGKFYNYSLYLTYVLVTPVLLYITILSKQFSYTVFSAKYAIAPVFISIISIGTLLWILATFTIMLLIGTNRVKTLLKYSLIVEAIEVLLLFVVVPLFGGVGLSILLYIITPTLMIILMTRAASRLIKVRPDIAKLARVFLAGLVSMAFLAPLLLLLKDNYIAILVLGALEQIAIYPIILALTGAANRKELKVLKDVTGSIPLLNAVMHALTRYSGYFARE, encoded by the coding sequence TTGCCTGATAAAACCTCCAAAGACAAGCAATCACATACGGACAGCGACGCAATAATAGGCGCGAAGACCGCGGGGGTAGCAAGCCTTATGTCCTTCGGAAGGTTCGTAGCGCTTTTCCTTTCTGGAATAGCCTTCATAATAGTGGCAAGGGTGCTTGGACCTAGCGTCTATGGCATATACACGCTTGCGATAGCATATTCGGGATTTTTCACCGCAGGACTCGCGGATCTTGGGATAAGCACCGCGTTCAGCAAGTTCATAGGGCAATATTCCGGGAAGGGCAACAAGACGGAGATAGAGAGGATAATGTCAAACGGCTATGCCGTGGCCATAGTATCAGGGCTTATACTCACAATCGTGGCCCTGATGCTGGGCAACGTTGTGGCTGTCTATGAGCTGAAGGACGCAAGCCTTACATACGTTGTGCAGATAGTGTCCTTCGCGGTAATACTCGGCATGCTGTTCAACATATCCTACAACGCGCTGGTCGGCTTCGGCAAGGGAATCTACATAGCTATTGCGATAATAATACAGTCGTTGTTCCAGGCCATTGCCAGCATAGCGCTTGCGATACTGGGCTACGAGGCCCTTGCGCCTATAATAGGCCTGTTGATAGGCTATATATCGGCAATAATATTTGCATTCATAATGTTCAACCTAAAGTTCGGTATCAGGTTCAGGATGCCGTCGTTAGCTTATATGAAGAAACTGGTTAACTTTTCCTACCCTATTGCGGTATACAACAGCGTGCGCGGCTTCGTGTCCAATCTGTCGCCCATAGTGCTTGGGCTGTTCGTGACGATAGCGATAGTCGGCAACTTCGGCGTAGCGCTAAGGACAAGCGCGATAATAAGCAACATAACGGATGCGCTGGGGCTTGCGGTGCTGCCTATGTTCGCCTATACTGCGTCAACGAAAGGCATAGGCGATAGGATAGGCAAATTCTACAATTACTCGCTTTACCTGACGTACGTGCTGGTAACCCCTGTCCTATTATATATAACAATATTGTCCAAGCAGTTCTCCTACACTGTTTTCAGCGCGAAATACGCGATCGCGCCGGTATTCATATCTATAATAAGCATAGGCACGCTGCTGTGGATACTTGCCACATTCACCATAATGCTCCTCATAGGCACGAACAGGGTGAAAACCCTGCTCAAATACAGCCTCATCGTCGAAGCGATAGAGGTCCTGCTGCTGTTCGTGGTGGTGCCATTGTTCGGCGGCGTAGGACTTAGCATATTGCTCTACATAATAACCCCAACCCTTATGATAATACTGATGACTAGGGCAGCCAGCAGGCTCATAAAGGTAAGGCCAGACATCGCAAAGCTGGCTAGGGTATTCCTTGCAGGGCTGGTAAGCATGGCATTCCTGGCTCCGCTGCTCCTTCTCCTCAAGGACAACTATATAGCCATACTCGTATTGGGCGCCCTGGAGCAGATAGCCATATACCCAATAATACTCGCCCTCACCGGAGCCGCAAACAGGAAGGAGCTGAAGGTGCTCAAGGACGTTACCGGTAGTATACCGTTGTTGAATGCGGTAATGCATGCACTGACCCGATACTCCGGGTACTTTGCGAGGGAATAA
- a CDS encoding S-layer protein yields the protein MKTLNAKRIAAVVAGAALLGVGLAFAGSITFQNVPIISNSGQPVVQVVIGSSAKPADGVTAANIAAAIGNLAYTSVPVTATVNQTQANKVLSVSVSSSSYSLSNQQVWLNESGSVSAAAGTYLFSALIGSVLNGAVILNSPQNTKQLQGSGQYTYPHSTTIAISPVASPYTTAGFVPISTSVTASNNGGGTAFSQFTSGSNDNIMQVTSSQYSGLASNYGGNSETEYLWLTGFPVFNQGSAGSPVNQFEIIDAGGAYQATFGAPIQNSTTSNAPGINVPIRLLGQNWTILNATGPQSTITSASTVAGGKLYLAAALVPLQTLYVGHNITSGPWTVQLTDLGQPNSNGVSPASLSVMYNNVLTNTSSVSPGTTAKFNVTGHTLYVNVNATFAGLYAYQKWAKMQLYTNVYKIQNGKQFNATTNPGWYVNLLWTNTTSSTSASAKALQSIIIYNSTPTTLSPGQSFSFIQNPQLHKLTFLGDTLGSSSFDSVTLGTSSTSSVQYQNSGTNANSITGLTIKNVTEAAQELTVTSQIPNAFSYVGQTASSVVYDLTPYKLTELANQISPGAASQVASAGNQVSNSFVTLAYTNVNAANWITTTNPLLITVSGFTSNTASSAVTQTLTFTGASYTQPLPTNVFNVTGVQINRALPGALAVSVGAPATAGGAGATNSVTLAILQNVGSPGVLYTQSGQVYQSLSLTAPGNVIYNQQNGQPTNTFVLAAQTTPTGPALGQYFTYTLGEQAVPSNSAAVDGFVVGIDNSTAGIAASPLFQLNYSSNGGSATASGTRNNATYQPSSLGSTFNVQAGFRTEKGSKLVSITPSLVTFGLAKAQDYLQFSVSSVTSNTPTKNYKLYGPYGVGQATNIPNVSIGPVNATIKVSGANFTISGIANLTATPSVATATQPVLLKNLTTTPLVVLDSQASPGSNLILIGSGFVNTLSGQLQSAYNISMTPTTQITQAYGTNRVLVAGYYANQTAAAGNSFIQQLYAQAQ from the coding sequence ATGAAGACTCTAAATGCAAAGAGAATCGCAGCTGTCGTAGCAGGTGCGGCTTTACTAGGAGTAGGTCTTGCGTTCGCAGGATCAATAACATTCCAGAATGTACCGATAATAAGCAATAGTGGACAACCGGTTGTACAGGTCGTAATAGGTTCATCCGCAAAGCCCGCTGACGGGGTAACTGCGGCAAACATTGCTGCGGCAATCGGAAACCTTGCATACACAAGTGTTCCAGTAACCGCAACGGTAAACCAGACACAGGCAAACAAGGTATTGAGCGTATCAGTATCCTCTTCGTCATATTCGCTGTCAAACCAGCAGGTATGGCTGAACGAGAGCGGATCCGTAAGCGCAGCTGCAGGGACTTACCTGTTCAGCGCATTGATAGGATCAGTACTGAACGGCGCGGTAATACTAAACTCGCCACAGAACACGAAGCAGTTGCAGGGCAGCGGCCAATACACATACCCGCACTCTACAACAATAGCAATATCCCCAGTTGCGTCACCATATACAACTGCAGGGTTCGTGCCAATATCCACGTCAGTAACGGCAAGCAATAACGGAGGAGGCACAGCGTTCTCCCAGTTCACAAGCGGGAGCAACGACAACATAATGCAGGTGACATCCTCGCAATATTCAGGACTGGCAAGCAACTATGGCGGGAATTCAGAGACAGAATACCTATGGCTTACAGGTTTCCCTGTATTCAACCAAGGTTCTGCCGGATCGCCGGTTAACCAGTTTGAGATAATAGATGCAGGAGGAGCATACCAGGCAACATTCGGAGCACCGATACAGAACTCAACCACAAGCAATGCACCTGGAATAAACGTGCCGATAAGGCTATTGGGCCAGAACTGGACAATACTAAACGCTACAGGTCCGCAGTCCACAATTACTTCAGCCAGCACAGTTGCAGGCGGAAAGTTGTACCTTGCAGCGGCATTGGTACCACTGCAAACATTGTATGTAGGACATAACATAACATCAGGTCCATGGACAGTACAGCTTACAGACTTGGGACAGCCGAACAGCAACGGCGTGAGCCCTGCATCATTGTCTGTTATGTACAATAATGTACTGACAAACACATCCTCGGTAAGCCCAGGAACGACTGCAAAGTTCAACGTGACTGGACACACATTGTACGTAAACGTCAATGCGACATTCGCAGGATTGTATGCATACCAGAAGTGGGCGAAGATGCAATTGTATACAAACGTGTACAAGATACAGAACGGCAAGCAGTTCAACGCCACAACAAACCCAGGTTGGTACGTGAACCTGCTTTGGACAAACACCACTTCATCCACGTCGGCAAGCGCAAAGGCGTTGCAGAGCATAATAATATACAACTCCACGCCGACCACATTGTCTCCGGGACAGAGCTTCAGCTTCATACAGAACCCACAGCTTCACAAGCTGACATTCCTGGGTGACACGCTCGGCTCAAGCAGCTTCGACTCAGTGACATTGGGCACATCATCGACGAGCTCAGTCCAGTACCAGAACAGCGGTACAAACGCAAACAGCATTACGGGCCTGACGATAAAGAACGTGACAGAAGCTGCACAGGAGCTTACTGTAACAAGCCAGATACCTAATGCGTTCAGCTATGTGGGACAGACGGCAAGCAGCGTAGTGTACGACTTGACGCCATACAAGCTTACGGAGCTTGCAAACCAGATAAGCCCTGGAGCGGCATCGCAGGTTGCATCGGCAGGAAACCAGGTGTCAAACAGCTTCGTGACACTTGCATATACTAACGTAAACGCAGCCAACTGGATAACAACCACAAACCCGTTGCTCATAACAGTCTCAGGATTCACGAGCAACACAGCGTCATCCGCGGTAACGCAGACGTTGACGTTCACGGGAGCTTCGTATACACAGCCTCTGCCAACCAACGTATTCAACGTTACTGGAGTACAGATAAACAGGGCACTTCCGGGAGCATTGGCAGTGTCAGTAGGCGCACCGGCAACAGCAGGAGGGGCAGGAGCGACCAACTCTGTAACACTGGCAATATTGCAGAACGTAGGTTCCCCAGGAGTACTGTACACGCAGTCCGGTCAGGTATACCAGTCACTGTCGCTTACAGCGCCAGGAAACGTCATATACAACCAGCAGAACGGGCAGCCGACAAACACATTTGTCCTTGCTGCGCAGACAACGCCAACAGGCCCAGCACTGGGCCAGTACTTCACCTATACGCTTGGTGAACAGGCAGTTCCTTCCAACAGCGCCGCAGTAGACGGCTTCGTGGTTGGAATAGACAACTCAACGGCAGGAATAGCGGCATCGCCACTCTTCCAGTTGAACTATTCAAGCAACGGAGGAAGCGCAACGGCATCAGGTACAAGGAACAACGCCACATACCAGCCATCCAGCCTTGGATCAACATTCAACGTCCAGGCAGGATTCAGGACAGAAAAGGGAAGCAAGCTGGTATCGATAACACCATCGTTGGTGACATTCGGATTGGCAAAGGCGCAGGACTACCTGCAGTTCTCAGTCAGCTCGGTTACATCCAACACGCCGACGAAGAACTACAAGCTGTATGGTCCATACGGGGTAGGACAGGCAACCAACATACCGAACGTTTCGATAGGTCCGGTGAATGCGACGATAAAGGTAAGCGGCGCGAACTTCACCATATCCGGCATAGCAAACCTGACGGCAACACCATCAGTGGCAACGGCTACGCAGCCTGTATTGCTGAAGAACCTTACTACAACACCGCTTGTAGTGCTGGATTCGCAGGCAAGCCCAGGAAGCAACCTGATACTGATAGGAAGCGGTTTCGTAAACACGCTGTCTGGACAGTTGCAGAGCGCATACAACATATCAATGACGCCTACAACGCAGATAACGCAGGCATACGGGACAAACAGGGTGCTGGTAGCTGGATACTACGCGAACCAGACAGCAGCAGCGGGCAACAGCTTCATACAGCAGTTGTACGCACAGGCGCAATAA
- a CDS encoding adenine phosphoribosyltransferase, giving the protein MDEQLIKSRIRDIPDYPKKGIVFRDITTLLSDGAAFQMCIDALADSVKDKRIDYIMGIEARGFIIASALAYKTGKGFIPARKKGKLPWKTVVRSYDLEYGKDSLEMHEDAVGKGSSVLIADDLLATGGTAKAAAEMIGEMGANVAAIAFLVELTGLKGREKLSGYEVISLAKY; this is encoded by the coding sequence ATGGACGAGCAGCTCATAAAAAGCAGGATAAGGGACATACCCGATTACCCTAAGAAGGGCATAGTGTTCAGGGACATAACAACGCTACTCAGCGACGGCGCAGCATTCCAGATGTGCATAGACGCGCTTGCGGATTCCGTCAAGGACAAGCGCATAGACTACATAATGGGCATAGAGGCTCGCGGATTCATAATAGCATCTGCGCTTGCCTACAAGACCGGGAAGGGATTCATACCTGCCAGGAAGAAGGGGAAGCTGCCCTGGAAGACCGTCGTAAGGAGCTACGATCTAGAATACGGCAAGGATTCGCTGGAGATGCACGAGGATGCGGTAGGGAAAGGCAGCAGCGTGCTCATAGCGGATGACCTGCTTGCAACCGGCGGCACGGCCAAGGCCGCTGCGGAAATGATCGGCGAAATGGGCGCAAACGTCGCGGCGATCGCGTTCCTGGTCGAGCTGACGGGGCTGAAGGGCCGCGAAAAGCTCTCGGGCTACGAAGTGATATCCCTTGCAAAATACTGA
- the prf1 gene encoding peptide chain release factor aRF-1: MKNEYDVKKELKRLSAIRGSGTELISIYVPPDFSLSDEIGKLNDERGQAGNIKSKTTKQNVQGAIDRLVQYLRLYKKPPKNGFAVFAGNISSVQAKPDIELFSIDPPQPIKANIYRCDSTFLLEPLEAMLEAKEMYVLVVMDGRDATIGVLKGTYFNLEKRARSFAHAKVRKGGQSAGRYERAIEESIDDYYKTVADAVNDVYVKYQNKLSGLVVGGPGPTKENFVKSKNLNYQVKVLGIFDTGYTDEHTGINELLEKAKELLSEQAAVKERRIMERFLDEVSRNGLAVYGYENVRKALNSDNVSRLIVSEDVELAEVEYKCSSCGNTIRSIEQGNSRRAKHDDDGGNLDILSQKDVVEELIEIADKKGIEVVFVSVNSPHGNELLLGFKGIAAMLRYRK, encoded by the coding sequence TTGAAGAACGAATACGATGTCAAGAAAGAATTGAAAAGGCTTTCGGCGATCAGGGGCTCCGGGACCGAGCTCATAAGCATATACGTGCCTCCTGATTTCTCCCTTAGCGACGAGATAGGGAAGCTGAACGATGAGAGGGGGCAGGCCGGCAACATAAAGTCCAAGACTACCAAGCAGAACGTGCAGGGGGCAATAGACAGGCTGGTGCAGTACCTGCGCCTCTACAAGAAGCCACCTAAGAACGGCTTCGCAGTTTTTGCGGGCAACATATCAAGCGTGCAGGCAAAGCCGGACATAGAGCTCTTCTCGATAGATCCGCCGCAGCCGATAAAGGCAAACATCTACAGGTGCGATTCCACGTTCCTGCTTGAGCCCCTAGAGGCGATGCTGGAGGCAAAGGAGATGTACGTGCTTGTTGTGATGGACGGCAGGGACGCGACTATAGGCGTGCTGAAGGGCACCTACTTCAACCTGGAGAAGAGGGCGAGGTCGTTCGCCCACGCCAAGGTCAGGAAGGGCGGCCAGTCGGCGGGCAGGTACGAGAGGGCCATAGAGGAGAGCATAGACGATTACTACAAGACTGTTGCGGATGCGGTGAACGACGTATACGTGAAATACCAGAACAAGCTCAGCGGGCTTGTGGTGGGCGGCCCGGGCCCTACCAAGGAAAACTTCGTGAAATCCAAGAACCTGAACTACCAGGTCAAGGTCCTTGGCATATTCGATACCGGATATACGGACGAGCACACAGGGATCAACGAGCTGCTTGAAAAGGCGAAGGAGCTCCTCTCGGAGCAGGCTGCGGTCAAGGAGAGGAGGATTATGGAAAGGTTCCTTGACGAGGTATCGAGGAACGGGCTTGCGGTTTACGGCTATGAGAACGTCAGGAAGGCCCTGAATTCCGACAACGTCTCCAGGCTCATAGTGAGCGAGGACGTTGAGTTGGCAGAGGTGGAGTACAAATGCTCCAGCTGCGGGAATACAATCAGGTCCATAGAGCAGGGGAACAGCAGGCGCGCGAAGCACGACGATGACGGCGGCAACCTCGACATATTGAGCCAGAAGGACGTCGTCGAGGAGCTCATAGAGATCGCCGACAAGAAGGGGATTGAAGTCGTTTTCGTCTCGGTGAACAGCCCGCACGGGAACGAGCTGCTTCTAGGATTCAAGGGCATAGCCGCTATGCTGAGATACAGGAAATAG
- the serS gene encoding serine--tRNA ligase: protein MLTTKYVRDHLEEIRESLNRRKSDYPIGKLLDLDREWRECKTQLQELQSKRNRASIEVSELKKKGMEIKEKVESLSYLKEQIEEMEMSLDKDSAEMEKLLWNMPNVLDRAVPYGEGEDQNVEIRKWGEVDNSRKGANHQEALERLGLLEIEQASVVSGARFYYLKGDLALLEQALIRFGIDEMTKKGYTLIAPPLMLRKEFYKGVAALGDFEELLYRVSDPNEASGKTDYEKTGDDLFLIATSEHPMAALHANQVLDAGDLPKKYLGISPCFRREAGSRSKDTKGIFRVHNFYKIEQFIFSKPEDSGRYFDELLANAEGISQKLKLPYRVLEFCTGGIGAVAARKNDIEAYMYGQKAYREVASCSNCTDWQSVRLNIRYDERGERRYVHTLNSTLIPTTRMIVAITENYLNGDGTITVPDALVPYMGKSRIG, encoded by the coding sequence ATGCTTACCACCAAATACGTGAGGGACCACCTGGAGGAGATAAGGGAATCGCTCAACAGGAGGAAAAGCGACTACCCGATAGGGAAACTGCTGGATCTTGATAGGGAATGGAGGGAATGCAAGACCCAGCTCCAGGAGCTGCAGTCCAAGAGGAACAGGGCAAGCATAGAGGTGTCGGAGCTCAAGAAGAAGGGAATGGAGATAAAGGAGAAGGTGGAGTCGCTTTCCTACCTGAAGGAGCAGATAGAGGAGATGGAGATGAGCCTCGACAAGGATTCTGCTGAAATGGAAAAGCTCCTCTGGAACATGCCCAACGTGCTTGACAGGGCCGTGCCCTACGGCGAGGGCGAGGACCAGAACGTTGAGATAAGGAAGTGGGGAGAGGTAGACAATAGCAGGAAGGGCGCAAACCACCAGGAAGCCCTTGAGAGGCTGGGCCTCCTTGAGATAGAGCAGGCATCTGTGGTGAGCGGGGCCAGGTTCTACTACCTGAAGGGGGACCTAGCGCTGCTTGAGCAGGCGCTCATAAGGTTCGGCATTGACGAAATGACGAAGAAGGGCTATACGCTCATTGCACCCCCATTGATGCTCAGGAAGGAATTCTACAAGGGCGTTGCCGCATTGGGGGACTTCGAGGAGCTGCTCTACAGGGTATCTGACCCTAATGAGGCATCTGGGAAAACGGATTACGAGAAAACAGGCGATGACCTGTTCCTGATAGCGACATCGGAGCATCCGATGGCTGCGCTGCACGCAAACCAGGTGCTCGATGCTGGGGATCTGCCTAAGAAATACCTTGGGATAAGCCCGTGCTTCAGGAGGGAAGCAGGATCCAGGAGCAAGGACACCAAGGGCATCTTCAGGGTGCACAACTTCTACAAGATAGAGCAGTTCATATTCTCAAAGCCTGAGGACTCAGGCAGGTATTTCGATGAGCTGCTTGCCAACGCCGAGGGCATATCGCAGAAGCTCAAGCTGCCATACAGAGTATTGGAGTTCTGCACCGGCGGCATAGGCGCTGTAGCTGCAAGGAAGAACGACATAGAGGCCTACATGTACGGGCAGAAGGCATACAGGGAAGTCGCATCATGCTCCAACTGCACTGACTGGCAGAGCGTAAGGCTCAACATAAGGTACGACGAAAGGGGAGAGCGGAGATACGTCCACACGCTCAATTCAACGCTTATACCCACTACGAGGATGATTGTTGCGATTACGGAGAATTACCTGAACGGCGACGGCACGATAACAGTTCCAGACGCGCTTGTGCCCTATATGGGTAAGAGCAGGATAGGCTAG
- a CDS encoding site-specific integrase: MRQVSMLVSWHQLQQMQSVLHKTQTKRFAGKRRTPKYGSLSKAFTDSQITQFFRVIDNDKFQLIFQYQAQLGLRIGEAVRVNVKDINFQTRELTLRTEKAGRIDTLLIPALLFKDTLAFVAKHEAEIGKALGYIFFRTRSNRTENFVEQNYVRNRFRYYVVKAGLDQTYDSSEESVINRRPRSLHRLTTHSLGTTQLPASPSKQTAILY, translated from the coding sequence ATGAGGCAGGTGTCCATGCTGGTGTCATGGCACCAACTCCAGCAGATGCAATCGGTCCTTCACAAAACGCAAACCAAGAGGTTTGCAGGAAAAAGAAGAACCCCAAAATACGGCTCATTGTCAAAGGCATTTACGGACAGTCAGATAACTCAATTCTTCAGGGTTATAGACAATGACAAGTTTCAACTTATCTTCCAATACCAAGCGCAGCTTGGGCTCAGGATAGGAGAAGCTGTCAGAGTAAATGTAAAAGACATCAACTTCCAGACAAGAGAGCTTACTCTAAGGACGGAAAAAGCAGGTAGAATAGACACATTGCTAATACCTGCTCTGTTATTTAAGGATACTTTAGCCTTCGTAGCGAAGCATGAAGCAGAAATAGGTAAAGCTCTTGGATACATCTTTTTCAGAACCAGAAGCAACAGAACTGAGAATTTTGTGGAGCAAAATTATGTGCGAAACAGGTTCAGATACTATGTAGTAAAGGCTGGTTTGGATCAGACTTACGATTCATCAGAAGAGTCTGTTATAAACAGACGGCCTAGAAGCCTGCACAGGCTTACTACTCATAGCTTAGGCACTACGCAATTACCAGCTTCGCCAAGCAAACAAACGGCAATCTTGTATTGA